One region of Colius striatus isolate bColStr4 chromosome 26, bColStr4.1.hap1, whole genome shotgun sequence genomic DNA includes:
- the LOC133627894 gene encoding 25-hydroxyvitamin D-1 alpha hydroxylase, mitochondrial, with amino-acid sequence MPLSLRLPRLSRCLPELGVTPRAPPVSPPSPAAASPPRAPRGLAEMPGPSPPAFLYDLLCRGGLRRLHELQLEGRARYGPVWKASFGPILTVHVAEAGLIEEVLRQEGEFPVRSHLSSWKDYRLHRGHGCGLLTAEGEEWQRLRRLLGRLLLRPRAAAGFAGPLSGVVGDLVRRLQRQRDRHPQQLVPDIAAEFYKFGLEGISAVLFSSRLGCLEPEVPGDTETFIRSINTMFVLTLLTMAMPKALHRLFPRPWQSFCDAWDYMFAFAKGHVERRVAEVAERGAAVGTCVTDQLSREKVPMKSILGNVTELLLAGVDTISSTLSWSLYELSRHPRVQEALHQELVAALATDCSPSATALAKVPLLRAVVKETLRLYPVIPANARVVPDRDIHVGDYLVPRQTLVTLCHYAVSRDGRLFPAPDSFVPERWLRRDGSRHPFGSLPFGLGKRSCVGRRLAELEMHLALAQILLRFEVRPEPGAARVRPMTRTLLVPDATINLQFLSR; translated from the exons ATGCCGCTGAGCCTCCGCCTGCCCCGTCTCTCCCGTTGCCTCCCCGAGCTGGGGGTGACCCCCCGAGCCCCCCCGGTGTCCCCCCCGAgtcccgccgccgcctccccacCCCGAGCCCCCCGGGGTTTGGCCGAGATGCCGGGGCCCAGCCCCCCCGCTTTCCTCTACGACCTCCTGTGCCGGGGGGGGCTGCGGAGGCTGCACGAGCTGCAG CTGGAGGGTCGCGCCCGCTACGGGCCCGTGTGGAAGGCGAGTTTCGGGCCCATCCTGACGGTGCACGTGGCCGAGGCCGGGCTGATCGAGGAGGtgctgaggcaggagggagaaTTCCCCGTCCGCTCCCATCTCTCCTCCTGGAAGGATTATCGGCTGCACCGCGGGCACGGCTGCGGGCTGCTGACGGC GGAGGGCGAGGAGTGGCAGCGGCTGCGGCGGCTGCTGgggcggctcctgctgcggccaCGGGCTGCCGCGGGCTTCGCGGGGCCGCTCTCGGGGGTCGTGGGCGACCTCGTGCGGCGGCTGCAGCGGCAGCGCGACCGCCACCCGCAGCAGCTCGTGCCCGACATCGCCGCCGAGTTCTACAAGTTCGGGCTGGAAG gCATCTCTGCCGTGCTCTTCTCGTCCCGCCTGGGCTGCCTGGAGCCCGAGGTGCCGGGGGACACCGAGACCTTCATCCGCAGCATCAACACCATGTTCGTGCTGACGCTGCTGACCATGGCCATGCCCAAGGCCCTGCACCGCCTCTTCCCCCGGCCCTGGCAGAGCTTCTGCGACGCCTGGGACTACATGTTTGCCTTTG CCAAAGGCCACGTGGAGCGGCGCGTGGCCGAAGTGGCCGAGCGCGGGGCGGCCGTGGGCACGTGTGTGACCGACCAGCTCAGCAGGGAGAAGGTGCCCATGAAGAGCATCCTGGGCAACgtcactgagctgctgctggctggggtggACACG ATCTCCAGCACCCTGTCCTGGAGCCTGTACGAGCTGTCTCGGCACCCCAGGGTGCAGGAGGCCCTGCAccaggagctggtggctgcgtTGGCCACTGACTGCAGCCCCTCGGCCACCGCCCTGGCCAAGGTGCccctgctgagggctgtggtgaAGGAGACCCTGAg GCTCTACCCCGTCATCCCCGCCAACGCCCGCGTCGTCCCCGACCGCGACATCCACGTGGGCGACTACCTGGTACCCCGCCAG ACCCTGGTCACCCTGTGTCACTACGCCGTGTCCCGTGACGGGCGCCTCTTCCCCGCGCCCGACTCCTTCGTCCCCGAGCGCTGGCTGCGCCGCGACGGCTCCCGACACCCCTTCGGCTCGTTGCCCTTCGGCCTCGGCAAGCGCAGCTGCGTGGGACGGCGCCTGGCCGAGCTGGAGATGCACCTGGCGCTGGCACAG aTCTTGCTGCGCTTCGAGGTGCGGCCGGAGCCCGGCGCCGCGCGCGTGAGGCCGATGACGCGCACGCTGCTGGTCCCCGACGCCACCATCAACCTCCAGTTCCTCAGCAGATGA
- the METTL1 gene encoding LOW QUALITY PROTEIN: tRNA (guanine-N(7)-)-methyltransferase (The sequence of the model RefSeq protein was modified relative to this genomic sequence to represent the inferred CDS: deleted 2 bases in 2 codons): MAEAGMGAAAVAEAEEAAALPQKRFFRQRAHANPLADRSPALVSAGPARDPPPAPQTAPGTPQTPPHNPPRPPQETPGTSQHCATPPHNPPRPLRDRPSTPRRPHKPLGIPPAPWDPPSGLLKTPPGPSTTPIATASSPLPSSPLPQTPPKYPPGPLLTPHRPPPLKTLPARPPKAPPPPSASRGSGNPLPAPSPPPPAVTRPLPVPPPAPPGRGTWIGLLSSRISSPPTPPPGQPPPRVEFADLGCGYGGLLVALSPLFPHTLLLGLELRAKVSAFAGQRLRALRGRGCGANAACLRANAMRHLPHFFCKAQLSKIFLLFPDPHFKRTKHKWRMVSPALLAQYGYILRPGGLVYTVTDVPELHSWMVTHFGGHPLFEEVPLTQLEDDPIVGLMATATEEGHKVQRSGRRAFPAVFRRRLDPNDTPNGGVTPPTAPPSPHSPPPAHGRHPHAVTPPQINPLCL; encoded by the exons ATGGCGGAGGCCGGGATGGGGGCGGCCGCGGTGGCGGAGGCCGAGGAGGCCGCGGCGCTGCCCCAGAAGCGC TTTTTCCGGCAACGGGCCCACGCGAACCCGCTGGCGGATCGCTCCCCTGCCCTAGTGAGTGCGGGCCCGGCCCGGgaccctcccccagcccctcaaACCGCCCCCGGGACCCCTCAGAcccccccccacaaccccccgAGACCCCCCCAGGAGACCCCGGGGACCTCCCAGCACTGTGCGAcccccccccacaaccccccgAGACCCCTCCGGGACCGCCCCAGCACCCCGAGACGCCCCCACAAACCCCTCGGgatccccccagcaccctgggaccccccctcgggactcctcaaaacccccccgGGACCCTCCACAACCCCCATTGCCACCGCGAGCTCCCCCCTCCCATCTTCCCCCCTACCGCAAACCCCCCCAAAATACCCCCCGGGACCTCTCCtgaccccccacagacccccccccCTAAAAACACTCCCCGCACGGCCACCAAAAGCCCCGCCCCCCCCAAGCGCCTCCCGCGGCTCCGGgaaccccctcccagccccatccccgcCCCCTCCCGCGGTGACACGacccctccccgtgccccccccagccccccccggCCGCGGGACATGGattgggctcctctcttcccggATTTCTTCCCCCCCAACGCCCCCCCCCGGACAGCCCCCCCCCCGCGTGGAATTCGCTGACCTGGGCTGCGGCTACGGGGGGCTGCTGG TGGCCCTGTCCCCCCTGTTCCCCCACacgctgctgctggggctggagctccGGGCCAAGGTGTCGGCGTTCGCGGGGCAGCGGCTGCGggcgctgcggggccggggctgcggggccaACGCGGCCTGTCTGCGAGCCAACGCCATGAGGCACCTGCCACACTTCTTCTGCAAGGCACAG CTCAGCAAGATCTTCCTGCTGTTCCCTGAC CCCCATTTCAAACGCACCAAGCACAAGTGGCGCATGGTCAGCCCGGCCCTGCTGGCTCAGTACGGCTACATCCTGCGGCCTGGG ggGCTGGTGTACACAGTGACAGACGTGCCTGAGCTCCACTCCTGGATGGTGACGCATTTCGGGGGGCACCCGCTGTTCGAGGAGGTGCCTCTGACCCAGCTG GAGGACGATCCCATCGTGGGGCTCATGGCCACGGCCACGGAGGAAGGACACAAAGTGCAGCGCAGCGGCCGCCGCGCCTTTCCCGCCGTGTTCCGCCGCCGCCTCGACCCCAACGACACCCCAAACGGGGGGGTCacgccccccacagcccccccctcaccccacagcccccccccaGCCCACGGGAGACACCCCCACGCTGTGACCCCCCCCCAAATAAACCCTCTGTGTCTCTGA
- the TSPAN31 gene encoding LOW QUALITY PROTEIN: tetraspanin-31 (The sequence of the model RefSeq protein was modified relative to this genomic sequence to represent the inferred CDS: inserted 4 bases in 2 codons) gives MVCGGFGCSRNALCALNVVYVLVGLLLLAVAAWARGSEVAPGALLXGGAMALGVLLLLLALLGLLAALHHHQVLLFFYMIILGLVFLFQFGVSCSSLALDRSRQEQLLSSTWPLLSDSSRRALELRWDCCGLGNHSSDPPCSPLPLXCPASCSSPGPCRSCGPELLRHSEQALRLLGGVGLFFSFTEILGVWLAMRYRNQKDPRANPSAFL, from the exons ATGGTTTGCGGCGGCTTCGGCTGCTCCCGCAACGCGCTCTGCGCCCTCAACGTGGTCTACGTG CtggtggggctgctgctgctggctgtggctgcctgggccaggggctCCGAGGTGGCCCCGGGGGCTCTGCT GGGGGGGGCCATGGCTCtgggggtgctgctgctgctgctggcgctgctggggctgctggcggcTCTGCACCATCACCAGGTCCTGCTCTTCTTT TACATGATCATCCTCGGCCTCGTCTTCCTCTTCCAGTTTGGGGTCTCCTGTTCCAGTTTGGCACTGGACAGGAGCAGACAG GAGCAGCTCCTGAGCTCCACGTGGCCCCTGCTGAGCGACTCGTCCCGCCGGGCGCTGGAGCTGCGCTGGGACTGCTGCGGTTTGGGCAACCACAGCAGCGaccccccctgcagccccctcccact CTGCCCAGCT agctgcagcagcccggGGCCGTGTCGCTCGTGCGGGCCGGAGCTGCTGCGGCACTCGGAGCAGGCGctgaggctgctggggggggtCGGGCTCTTCTTCAGCTTCACTGAG ATCCTGGGGGTCTGGCTGGCCATGCGCTACCGGAACCAGAAGGACCCCAGAGCCAACCCCAGCGCCTTCCTATAG
- the CDK4 gene encoding cyclin-dependent kinase 4, translating into MALEGRAQYEPVAAIGEGAYGTVYKARDRRSGRFVALKNVRVPGGRDGLPLSAVREVALLRRLESFDHPNIVRLMDVCATARTEQETKVTLVFEHVDQDLKTYLDKAPAPGLPLDTIKDLMRQFLRGLDFLHSNCIVHRDLKPENILVTSTGQVKLADFGLARIYSCQMALTPVVVTLWYRAPEVLLQSTYATPVDMWSGGCIFAEMFRRKPLFCGNSEADQLGKIFELIGLPVEDEWPRDVAVPRCAFPPRPPQPPQGFVPDMEPLGTQLLLAMLTFDPQKRISAHAALRHRYLQGGGRGLRGWGGVPHHPPQGHRHPPTTTPPLPREEQDVPPPPQPKILREGGSWCKEVFLGGGVGGVQGTAS; encoded by the exons ATGGCGCTGGAGGGCCGGGCGCAGTACGAGCCGGTGGCGGCCATCGGGGAGGGCGCGTACGGCACCGTGTACAAGGCGCGGGACCGGCGCAGCGGCCGCTTCGTGGCGCTGAAGAACGTGCGAGTGCCCGGCGGCCGCGACGGGCTCCCGCTCAGCGCCGTGCGGGAGGTGGCGCTGCTGCGGCGCCTCGAGAGCTTCGACCACCCCAACATCGTGCG GCTGATGGACGTTTGTGCCACTGCACGGACCGAGCAGGAGACCAAAGTCACGCTGGTGTTTGAGCACGTGGACCAGGAcctcaaaacctacctggacaaagccccagctcctggcCTTCCCCTCGACACCATCAAG GACCTGATGCGGCAGTTCCTCCGTGGCCTCGACTTCCTCCACTCCAACTGCATCGTGCACCGGGACCTGAAGCCTGAGAACATCCTGGTGACCAGCACTGGCCAGGTCAAGCTGGCTGACTTTGGCCTGGCTCGCATCTACAGCTGCCAGATGGCCCTGACCCCTGTG gtggtGACTCTGTGGTACCGGGCGCCCGAGGTGCTGCTGCAGTCCACGTACGCGACGCCCGTGGACATGTGGAGCGGCGGCTGCATCTTCGCTGAGATGTTCCGCAGGAA GCCACTCTTCTGTGGTAACTCCGAGGCTGATCAGCTGGGCAAGATCTTTGA GCTGATCGGGCTGCCCGTGGAGGACGAGTGGCCACGGGACGTGGCAGTGCCACGCTGTGCCTTCCCCCCAcggcccccacagcccccacaggGCTTCGTCCCCGACATGGAGCCGCTGGGGACACAACTGctgctg GCAATGTTGACCTTTGACCCCCAGAAGCGCATCTCTGCCCACGCTGCCCTGCGGCACCGGTACCTGCAGGGGGGGGGGCGAGgcctgaggggctgggggggggtcCCACATCACCCCCCCCAGGGGCACAGACACCCACCCACCACaaccccccccctccccagggaggagcaggatgtgccccccccaccccagcccaaAATCCTCAGGGAGGGGGGATCCTGGTGCAAggaggtttttttgggggggggtgttgggggggtTCAGGGAACAGCATCCTGA
- the DTX3 gene encoding probable E3 ubiquitin-protein ligase DTX3, with protein MGSPVSFVLSRMAACGGAAKNKVTVSKPVWDFLTKESPAKLTRLKEETKVSIMVDGETSDIYVLQLCASPPGGLCPARKALKALLKETEKELKKRSHRAGELLGCVAVLEPGGRGAAPGASASCSGEEEPERQCPICLGEIQNMKTLEKCRHSFCEDCITRALQVKTACPMCGRFYGQLVGNQPPNGRMLVSRDAGLPLPGYEGCGTIIIQYVFPPGVQGAEHPNPGVRYPGTTRVAYLPDCPEGNKVLGLFRKAFAQRLTFTVGTSMTTGRANVITWNDIHHKTNCTGGPQLFGYPDPTYLARVQEELRAKGITED; from the exons ATGGGCTCACCAG tGTCATTTGTCCTCTCCAGGATGGCAGCCTGCGGGGGCGCCGCTAAGAACAAGGTGACGGTGTCCAAGCCCGTGTGGGATTTCCTCACCAAGGAGAGCCCGGCCAAGCTGACTCGGCTCAAAGAGGAGACCAAGGTCAGCATCATGGTGGACGGAGAAACCTCGGACATCTACGTCCTGCAGCTGTGCGCGTCGCCCCCGGGGGGGCTGTGCCCGGCGCGCAAAGCCCTCAAAGCCctgctgaaggagacagagaaggagCTGAAGAAGAGGAGCCACCGTGcgggggagctgctgggctgcgTGGCCGTGCTGGAGCCCGGCGGGCGCGGCGCCGCCCCCGGCGCCTCGGCGTCGTGCTCCGGGGAGGAGGAACCCGAGCGGCAGTGCCCCATCTGCCTGGGGGAGATCCAGAACATGAAGACGTTGGAGAAGTGTCGCCACTCCTTCTGTGAGGACTGCATCACCAGGGCCCTGCAGGTGAAAACGGCCTGTCCCATGTGCGGCCGCTTCTACGGGCAGCTGGTGGGGAACCAGCCCCCCAACGGGCGCATGCTGGTGAGCAGGGACGCGGGGCTGCCGCTGCCGGGCTACGAGGGCTGCGGCACCATCATCATCCAGTACGTGTTCCCGCCCGGAGTGCAAGGG GCCGAGCACCCCAACCCTGGTGTGCGGTACCCGGGCACCACGCGGGTCGCCTACCTGCCCGACTGCCCCGAGGGCAACAAGGTGCTGGGGCTGTTCCGAAAGGCCTTTGCCCAGCGCCTCACCTTCACCGTGGGCACCTCCATGACCACGGGCCGTGCCAACGTCATCACCTGGAACGACATCCACCACAAAACCAACTGCACCGGCGGGCCCCAGCT GTTCGGGTACCCCGACCCCACGTACCTGGCGCgggtgcaggaggagctgcGGGCAAAGGGCATCACCGAGGACTGA